A genomic stretch from Bosea sp. F3-2 includes:
- the ggt gene encoding gamma-glutamyltransferase — MNVSAPPPRIASFTCEKKPATGSRGMVVTNHPLASAAGAQMLLAGGNAIDAAVASLFALTVAEPMMVGILGGGLSHIRLADGRHVVIDNLSTAPVHATPDMYDCLSDEIGRQRDTRDRENVVGAKAVAVPGALKGWCEALARFGTLPLAEVLQPAIGLAERGFVVTPYLSNCITDNAADLARDPSLAALLLPGGQPLQSGARLIQSDYAASLKLIAAEGPQALYGGRLGRALTDYMAANGGLIDQADLANYRIELRQPIRGSYRGYEIIGPPPPSSSGVHIAQMLNILEGYDIGALGFGSTDAVHLLAEALKIAFADRAVATADPAFVKVPVDRLIDKNYAAERRALIELGRAKSWTAGLSGGESADTTHVTVADAQGNVVSATQTINGLFGACVQIPGTGMIANNYMFNFDPHPGRALSIAPGKRVFTSMAPMMALKEGRLAFALGLPGALRIFPSALQAIVNLIDHRMTLQEAVEAPRVWTEGGVLELEEAIPEAVAQELAARGHRIVRSPRVAGGMNAIAFNPDGTLTGAACWRADGTPVAISGGLARAGARFSI; from the coding sequence ATGAACGTTTCCGCACCGCCGCCCCGCATCGCCTCCTTCACCTGCGAGAAGAAGCCGGCCACCGGCTCGCGCGGGATGGTCGTCACCAACCATCCGCTTGCCTCGGCGGCGGGTGCGCAGATGCTGCTCGCCGGCGGCAATGCGATCGATGCGGCGGTGGCTTCGCTGTTCGCGCTGACCGTCGCCGAGCCGATGATGGTCGGCATTCTCGGCGGGGGCTTGAGCCATATTCGCCTCGCCGATGGGCGCCATGTCGTGATCGACAATCTCTCGACTGCACCGGTCCATGCGACGCCCGATATGTATGATTGCCTCTCGGACGAGATCGGCAGGCAGCGCGATACGCGCGATCGCGAGAACGTGGTTGGCGCCAAGGCGGTCGCCGTGCCGGGCGCGCTCAAGGGCTGGTGCGAGGCGCTGGCGCGCTTCGGCACGCTGCCGCTGGCCGAGGTGCTGCAGCCGGCGATCGGGCTGGCGGAGCGCGGCTTCGTCGTCACGCCCTATCTCTCGAACTGCATCACCGACAATGCCGCTGATCTTGCCCGTGATCCGAGTCTTGCCGCTCTCCTGCTGCCGGGCGGCCAGCCGCTCCAGTCCGGCGCGCGGCTTATCCAGTCCGATTATGCCGCAAGCCTGAAGCTGATCGCGGCGGAAGGACCGCAGGCGCTCTATGGCGGGCGGCTCGGGCGGGCGCTGACCGACTACATGGCCGCGAATGGCGGGCTGATCGATCAGGCTGACCTCGCCAATTACCGCATCGAACTGCGCCAGCCGATCCGCGGCTCCTATCGCGGCTACGAGATCATCGGCCCGCCGCCGCCTTCGTCCTCGGGCGTGCATATCGCGCAGATGCTCAATATCCTCGAAGGCTACGACATCGGCGCGCTCGGCTTCGGCTCGACGGATGCCGTGCACCTGCTGGCCGAGGCGCTGAAGATCGCCTTCGCCGACCGGGCAGTGGCGACCGCCGATCCCGCCTTCGTCAAGGTTCCCGTCGATAGGCTGATCGACAAGAACTACGCCGCTGAGCGGCGCGCGCTGATCGAGCTGGGCCGGGCGAAGAGCTGGACGGCGGGGCTGTCAGGCGGCGAGTCTGCCGACACGACCCATGTCACCGTTGCGGATGCGCAGGGCAACGTCGTCAGCGCGACGCAGACGATCAACGGGCTGTTCGGAGCCTGCGTCCAGATCCCCGGCACCGGAATGATCGCCAACAACTACATGTTCAACTTCGACCCGCATCCCGGCCGGGCGCTCTCGATCGCACCGGGAAAGCGGGTCTTCACCTCGATGGCGCCGATGATGGCGCTGAAGGAGGGCAGGCTCGCCTTCGCGCTCGGCCTGCCCGGCGCTCTGCGCATCTTTCCCTCGGCGCTGCAGGCGATCGTCAACCTGATCGACCATCGCATGACGTTGCAGGAGGCGGTCGAGGCGCCGCGCGTCTGGACCGAGGGTGGCGTGCTCGAACTCGAAGAGGCGATTCCCGAGGCCGTGGCGCAGGAGCTTGCGGCGCGCGGCCACAGGATCGTGCGTTCGCCGCGCGTCGCCGGTGGCATGAACGCCATCGCCTTCAACCCGGACGGCACGCTGACGGGCGCCGCCTGCTGGCGCGCCGACGGCACGCCGGTCGCCATCTCCGGCGGGCTTGCCCGCGCCGGTGCGCGCTTCAGCATTTAA
- a CDS encoding ABC transporter ATP-binding protein — MPAATLDVRDLSAGYGQTHVLEEVSFSVPAGGRLSILGRNGMGKTTLMASLMGLTRRYAGGISLGGTDVTALGTAARARAGIGLVPQTREVFKGLTVEENLFAGLKGRPRSAIEEAYALFPRLQERRRNMGSQLSGGEQQMLATARTILGQPSVLLLDEPLEGLAPVICDMLMEAFTRLAASSAMTILFVEQRLESALDFAEDVIILERGRIVWSGKPAALRSDATVLERYIGVGGLH, encoded by the coding sequence ATGCCGGCAGCCACGCTTGACGTTCGGGACTTAAGCGCCGGCTACGGCCAGACCCATGTGCTGGAGGAGGTCTCCTTCTCCGTGCCGGCGGGCGGGCGCCTCTCCATCCTCGGCCGCAACGGCATGGGCAAGACCACGCTGATGGCGAGCCTGATGGGGCTGACCCGCCGCTATGCCGGCGGCATCAGCCTCGGCGGCACCGACGTCACCGCGCTCGGCACAGCGGCACGCGCCCGCGCCGGCATTGGCCTCGTCCCCCAGACCCGCGAGGTGTTCAAGGGGCTGACCGTCGAGGAAAACCTCTTCGCCGGGTTGAAGGGCCGCCCGCGCAGCGCGATCGAGGAGGCCTATGCACTGTTTCCGCGTCTGCAGGAGCGCCGCCGCAACATGGGCTCGCAGCTCTCCGGCGGCGAACAGCAGATGCTGGCGACAGCCCGCACCATCCTCGGCCAGCCCTCGGTGCTCCTGCTCGACGAGCCACTTGAAGGCCTCGCTCCCGTCATCTGCGACATGCTGATGGAGGCCTTCACCCGGCTCGCGGCAAGCAGCGCGATGACGATCCTCTTCGTCGAACAGCGCCTGGAAAGCGCGCTTGATTTTGCCGAGGACGTGATCATCCTCGAGCGCGGCCGGATTGTCTGGTCGGGCAAGCCCGCCGCGCTGCGCAGCGATGCCACGGTGCTCGAGCGCTATATCGGCGTCGGCGGGCTGCACTGA
- a CDS encoding ABC transporter ATP-binding protein produces MSAVFEVSHLSKEFGGLKVSRDISLAMAEGERLALIGPNGAGKTTFVNLVTGRIPPSAGHVRLAGEDITGLGAVKRVRRGLVRTFQVTRLFPDMTPEEHVVMTILQRLGRATRIFARFHGDSEARDEAAEVLATLGLTEVARRKVATIAYGQQRLLEIAIALAQRPKVLLLDEPAAGVPSADTPRIEEALARLPPSLAVLMIEHDMDLVFRFAKQVVVLAAGELIFQGLPADVAKDPRVREAYLGNYAHAGSHA; encoded by the coding sequence ATGAGTGCGGTCTTCGAGGTCTCGCATCTCTCGAAGGAGTTCGGCGGCCTCAAGGTCAGCCGCGACATCTCGCTCGCCATGGCCGAAGGCGAACGCCTCGCCCTGATCGGCCCCAACGGCGCGGGCAAGACCACCTTCGTCAATCTCGTCACCGGCCGCATCCCGCCAAGCGCGGGCCATGTCCGCCTCGCTGGCGAGGACATCACGGGCCTGGGCGCCGTGAAGCGCGTGCGGCGCGGCCTCGTCCGCACCTTCCAGGTCACCCGCCTCTTCCCCGACATGACGCCGGAAGAGCATGTCGTCATGACCATCCTGCAGCGGCTCGGCCGGGCGACACGCATCTTCGCCCGTTTCCACGGCGATTCCGAAGCACGCGACGAAGCCGCCGAGGTCCTCGCCACCCTCGGGCTCACCGAAGTCGCGCGCCGCAAGGTCGCGACCATCGCCTATGGCCAGCAGCGCCTGCTCGAGATCGCGATCGCTCTGGCGCAACGCCCGAAGGTGCTGCTGCTCGACGAGCCGGCAGCCGGCGTGCCTTCCGCCGACACGCCACGCATCGAGGAGGCCCTGGCCCGCCTGCCCCCCTCGCTCGCCGTGCTGATGATCGAGCACGACATGGACCTCGTCTTCCGCTTCGCCAAGCAGGTCGTGGTGCTGGCCGCCGGCGAACTCATCTTCCAGGGTCTGCCGGCTGACGTCGCCAAAGACCCCAGGGTCCGTGAAGCCTATCTCGGGAATTACGCGCATGCCGGCAGCCACGCTTGA
- a CDS encoding branched-chain amino acid ABC transporter permease: MAEATLPRPSAHRLRPLGRDLIGLVLIALVGLAGYVLFPDNLAFLTRVISVALLVLSLDLIVGFCGIASLGQGALYGAGAYAAGIACVHGVTEPFLLILIGAAAGAVMGLLTGTVMLRAHGLPQLVLSIAIVQLLHEAANKASSITGGSDGLSGMIPAPLFGIFEFDLWGRSAYLFGLALLIVVFAALRFITRSPFGMICRGLKEDPLRISALGIFAFPVLLKMFVISGAVAGMGGALAAIATQVVGLDSISFEISANALVMLVLGGIGHLYGALIGTVILMALEHVVAAINPFHWMTLVGAVLIAIVLFAPRGLSGTLDEAARLLTRNRWGARP; the protein is encoded by the coding sequence ATGGCTGAAGCCACACTCCCTCGTCCATCCGCCCATCGCCTCCGACCGCTCGGCCGCGATCTCATCGGCCTGGTGTTGATCGCGCTCGTCGGCCTCGCCGGCTATGTGCTCTTCCCCGACAACCTCGCCTTCCTGACCCGCGTCATCTCAGTGGCGCTGCTCGTGCTCTCGCTCGACCTGATCGTCGGCTTTTGCGGCATCGCCTCGCTCGGCCAGGGCGCGCTCTATGGCGCCGGCGCCTATGCCGCCGGCATCGCTTGCGTCCATGGCGTGACCGAACCCTTCCTGCTCATCCTGATCGGAGCCGCCGCAGGCGCCGTGATGGGGCTGCTCACGGGCACGGTCATGCTGCGCGCCCATGGCCTGCCGCAGCTCGTGCTCTCGATCGCCATCGTCCAGCTGCTGCACGAAGCCGCAAACAAAGCCTCCTCGATCACCGGCGGCAGCGACGGCCTCTCCGGCATGATCCCCGCCCCGCTCTTCGGGATCTTCGAGTTCGATCTCTGGGGCCGCAGCGCCTATCTCTTCGGGCTCGCTTTGCTCATCGTCGTCTTCGCAGCGCTGCGCTTCATTACGCGCTCGCCCTTCGGCATGATCTGCCGCGGTCTCAAGGAAGACCCGCTGCGGATCAGCGCGCTCGGCATCTTCGCCTTCCCGGTGCTGCTCAAGATGTTCGTCATCTCCGGTGCCGTCGCCGGCATGGGCGGCGCGCTCGCGGCCATCGCGACGCAAGTTGTCGGGCTCGACAGCATCAGCTTCGAGATCTCCGCCAACGCCCTCGTCATGCTGGTCCTTGGCGGCATCGGCCATCTCTATGGCGCGCTGATCGGTACCGTGATCTTAATGGCGCTCGAACACGTTGTCGCTGCGATCAACCCCTTCCACTGGATGACGCTGGTCGGCGCCGTGCTCATCGCCATCGTGCTCTTCGCCCCGCGGGGCCTGTCCGGCACGCTGGACGAAGCCGCCCGATTGCTCACGCGCAACCGCTGGGGGGCCCGCCCATGA
- a CDS encoding branched-chain amino acid ABC transporter permease, translating to MQTALSIAMDAFAYGMALFIICIGLSLTMGLMRVVNLAHGAFAMIGGYIASYAARDLGLGYGFGILLAMVGTVLLAIPLERLLYRRIYDRSELSQVLMTIGITFCVIGITNYFFGPTLKTIPLPPELARPIDLGFRSIAGHRLFVIASGLVVAGGLWFLIERTGFGIHLRAAVENAPMARALGVRTEIIYAASFALAIGLAAFGGVVGAEFLPIEPYYALRYMVTFLVVVSVGGAGSIPGALAACLLLGAIDVTGRYLVPDFGNFFFYLAVILVVCTFPRGLMGRAQ from the coding sequence ATGCAGACCGCGCTGAGCATCGCCATGGACGCCTTCGCCTATGGCATGGCGCTGTTCATCATCTGCATCGGCCTGTCGCTGACGATGGGGCTGATGCGGGTGGTCAACCTCGCCCATGGCGCCTTCGCCATGATCGGCGGCTACATTGCCTCCTATGCCGCGCGCGACCTCGGTCTCGGCTATGGCTTCGGCATCCTGCTCGCCATGGTCGGGACGGTTCTGCTCGCCATCCCGCTGGAACGCCTGCTCTATCGCCGCATCTACGATCGCAGTGAGCTCTCGCAGGTGCTGATGACGATCGGCATCACCTTCTGCGTCATCGGCATCACCAACTACTTCTTCGGCCCGACGCTGAAGACGATCCCGCTGCCGCCGGAGCTGGCGCGGCCGATCGATCTCGGCTTCCGCAGCATCGCCGGCCACCGCCTTTTCGTCATCGCGAGCGGCCTCGTCGTCGCGGGCGGACTCTGGTTCCTGATCGAGCGCACCGGCTTCGGCATCCATCTGCGCGCCGCCGTCGAGAATGCGCCGATGGCCCGCGCGCTCGGCGTGCGTACCGAAATCATCTATGCCGCGAGCTTCGCGCTCGCGATCGGGCTCGCGGCCTTCGGCGGCGTGGTCGGCGCCGAGTTCCTGCCGATCGAGCCCTATTACGCGCTACGCTACATGGTGACCTTCCTGGTCGTCGTCTCGGTCGGCGGCGCGGGCTCGATTCCCGGTGCGCTCGCCGCCTGCCTGCTGCTCGGCGCCATCGACGTCACCGGGCGCTATCTCGTGCCGGATTTCGGCAATTTCTTCTTCTATCTCGCGGTGATCCTGGTGGTCTGCACCTTCCCCCGCGGCCTGATGGGGCGGGCTCAGTAA
- a CDS encoding ABC transporter substrate-binding protein, which translates to MQKTSFGRLLRAGALALAGAWGLSVAASADTIKVGIIGPFSGPFALQGKNFQAGAEAWLAQNGKTVAGHDIELVYRDLPTANPQQARALAQELIVRDKVQYLGGVYFTPDAMAITPLLKQGNVPLVIFNAATSAIMTSSPLVVRTSFTTAQTATPIGKAAVDRGIKKFVSVVTDYGPGVDAEGAFKKAIEAAGGEVVESIRMPLNTTEFSPIMQRIRDAGAQGVFAFLPSGPPTLGFVKAFSDTGLKQAGVKLFATGDLTQESDLPALGEAASGMVTSFHYAVSHDSEINKRFVAAADKAIGAPDLLSFPAVGAYDGMFIISKMIAATGGKQDAEKAVEAVKGLAWESPRGPVKIDPETRHITQTIYLREVAKDAQGRWINKEIAGVPDQKDPGLAK; encoded by the coding sequence ATGCAGAAGACATCCTTCGGCCGGTTGCTGCGCGCTGGCGCCCTGGCACTCGCTGGTGCCTGGGGCCTGAGCGTCGCGGCCAGCGCCGACACCATCAAGGTCGGCATCATCGGGCCCTTCTCCGGTCCCTTCGCCCTGCAGGGCAAGAACTTCCAGGCCGGCGCCGAGGCCTGGCTGGCGCAGAACGGCAAGACGGTCGCCGGCCACGATATCGAGCTGGTCTATCGCGACCTGCCGACGGCCAACCCGCAGCAGGCCCGCGCGCTGGCGCAGGAATTGATCGTCCGCGACAAGGTGCAGTATCTCGGCGGCGTCTATTTCACCCCGGATGCGATGGCGATCACCCCGCTGCTGAAGCAGGGCAACGTGCCGCTGGTGATCTTCAACGCCGCGACCTCGGCGATCATGACCTCCTCGCCGCTGGTGGTGCGCACCTCCTTCACCACGGCGCAGACCGCGACGCCGATCGGCAAGGCCGCGGTGGACCGCGGCATCAAGAAATTCGTCTCCGTGGTCACCGATTACGGCCCGGGCGTCGATGCCGAGGGCGCCTTCAAGAAGGCGATCGAGGCTGCGGGCGGCGAGGTCGTCGAATCGATCCGCATGCCGCTCAACACCACCGAGTTCAGCCCGATCATGCAGCGCATCCGCGATGCCGGCGCGCAGGGTGTCTTCGCCTTCCTGCCGTCCGGCCCGCCGACGCTCGGCTTCGTCAAGGCTTTCAGCGACACCGGCCTGAAGCAGGCGGGCGTCAAGCTCTTCGCCACTGGCGACCTGACGCAGGAATCCGACCTGCCGGCGCTCGGCGAAGCGGCCTCCGGAATGGTGACCTCCTTCCACTACGCCGTCTCGCACGACTCCGAGATCAACAAGCGCTTCGTCGCCGCCGCCGACAAGGCTATCGGCGCGCCGGACCTGCTCTCCTTCCCGGCCGTCGGCGCCTATGACGGCATGTTCATCATCTCCAAGATGATCGCGGCGACCGGCGGCAAGCAGGACGCCGAAAAGGCGGTCGAGGCGGTTAAGGGCCTCGCCTGGGAAAGCCCGCGCGGCCCGGTCAAGATAGATCCCGAGACCCGCCACATCACCCAGACGATCTATCTGCGCGAGGTCGCCAAGGATGCGCAGGGCCGCTGGATCAACAAGGAGATCGCCGGCGTGCCGGACCAGAAGGACCCCGGCCTGGCGAAGTGA